In one Vulgatibacter incomptus genomic region, the following are encoded:
- a CDS encoding AAA family ATPase produces the protein MNDLAIRTDGTDLEAVQRLGRAREQILGELAKRVVGQQEVIEHLLVSLFSRGHCLFVGVPGLAKTLLISTLAEVLELSFNRVQFTPDLMPSDITGTDILEEDRTTGRRELRFVKGPLFANIVLADEINRTPPKTQAALLQAMQEHRVTAGGRTYPLEPPFLVFATQNPIEQEGTYPLPEAQLDRFMFMVDVGYPTEEEEIQVVTRTTGAAKEPTRKVLGPEEILALQELVLRVPVAEDTVRYAVSLVRKSRPSSEDAPDYVRNYLSWGAGPRASQYLVLAAKARAVLHGRYAAEREDVRALARPVLRHRLLANFTAEAEGVTSAQIVDRLLAEAK, from the coding sequence ATGAACGATCTGGCAATTCGGACGGACGGTACGGACCTCGAGGCGGTGCAGCGGCTGGGCCGTGCCCGCGAGCAGATCCTGGGCGAGCTCGCCAAGCGGGTGGTGGGCCAGCAGGAGGTGATCGAGCACCTCCTGGTCTCCCTCTTCTCCCGCGGCCACTGCCTCTTCGTGGGCGTGCCCGGCCTGGCGAAGACGCTGCTGATCTCCACTCTCGCCGAGGTGCTGGAGCTCTCGTTCAACCGGGTGCAGTTCACGCCGGATCTGATGCCGTCGGACATCACCGGCACGGACATCCTCGAGGAGGACCGCACCACGGGCCGCCGCGAGCTGCGCTTCGTGAAGGGGCCGCTCTTCGCGAACATCGTGCTGGCGGACGAGATCAACCGCACGCCGCCGAAGACCCAGGCGGCGCTCCTCCAGGCGATGCAGGAGCATCGGGTGACGGCGGGCGGCAGGACCTACCCGCTGGAGCCGCCCTTCCTCGTCTTCGCCACCCAGAACCCCATCGAGCAGGAGGGGACGTATCCGCTCCCCGAGGCCCAGCTCGACCGCTTCATGTTCATGGTGGACGTGGGCTACCCCACCGAGGAGGAGGAGATCCAGGTGGTGACCCGGACCACCGGCGCGGCGAAGGAGCCGACGCGCAAGGTGCTCGGGCCCGAGGAGATCCTCGCCCTCCAGGAGCTGGTGCTGCGGGTGCCGGTGGCGGAGGACACGGTCCGCTACGCGGTCTCGCTGGTGCGAAAGAGCCGCCCCTCGAGCGAGGACGCGCCGGACTACGTGCGCAACTACCTCTCGTGGGGCGCCGGGCCTCGGGCCTCGCAGTACCTGGTGCTGGCGGCGAAGGCCCGGGCGGTGCTGCACGGCCGCTACGCCGCCGAGCGCGAGGACGTGCGCGCCCTGGCGCGGCCGGTGCTGCGCCACCGCCTCCTCGCGAACTTCACGGCGGAGGCGGAGGGCGTGACGAGCGCGCAGATCGTGGACCGCCTGTTGGCCGAGGCGAAGTAG
- a CDS encoding peptidase MA family metallohydrolase: MSRVLASTAFGAPREARRTTIARAALRAAFAIVAIALALPAWAQGALVSAENALAAWDLPTARALADELRRAHPAEPKIAHLLGRVLLHQGDYDGAVRLLEEAGASDGPGSFLQVARDTGRITHAYIEAESEHFVFRYPAGKDEILVPWALQTLEQAYAAIGEIVDYRPEGAKIRVEVVADANELAQVSTLSLEAIKTTGTIAICKFDKLMITSPKALARGYDWRDTLSHELVHLIVTRKTANRTPIWLHEGIAKFLETAWRGEPGQALQLPSQALLRDAVKAKKLIPFEKMHPSIALLPTAEDAALAFAEVFSAMEFVYGKDQKNIASILGALRDGASDRDAVGKLFGGSFPRFESTWKTWLDGRTYPKEAASMESLHLKFKDDAPDEPSPKEAAEKGGFRDLTDLSEFRQIKDAPARRAAHLGELLRARGKTAAAAAKYEEAVARVGAQFPSLSNKYAIALLELKENEKATRVLQASRRLYPTDPLTNLNLARASMQDGKNAEARAFLEAAISVNPFDPEAQARLHLVAKELQDEDLSTRTARAMGLLGARTDD, from the coding sequence GTGAGTCGGGTTCTCGCGAGTACGGCTTTTGGTGCGCCTCGCGAGGCGCGGCGGACGACGATCGCGCGCGCTGCGCTGCGGGCTGCATTCGCGATCGTGGCGATCGCCCTCGCGCTCCCCGCGTGGGCACAGGGCGCCCTCGTCTCGGCGGAGAACGCGCTGGCGGCCTGGGATCTCCCGACGGCCCGGGCCCTCGCCGACGAGCTCCGCCGCGCGCACCCCGCGGAGCCGAAGATCGCGCACCTCCTCGGCCGCGTGCTCCTCCACCAGGGCGACTACGACGGCGCAGTGCGGCTCCTGGAGGAGGCGGGCGCCTCCGACGGCCCCGGGAGCTTCCTCCAGGTGGCGCGGGACACGGGGCGGATCACCCACGCCTACATCGAGGCCGAGAGCGAGCACTTCGTCTTCCGCTACCCGGCGGGCAAGGACGAGATCCTCGTGCCCTGGGCGCTCCAGACCCTCGAGCAGGCGTACGCCGCCATCGGTGAGATCGTCGATTACAGGCCCGAGGGCGCGAAGATCCGCGTGGAGGTGGTGGCCGACGCGAACGAGCTCGCCCAGGTCTCGACCCTCTCCCTGGAGGCGATCAAGACCACCGGTACCATCGCGATCTGCAAGTTCGACAAGCTGATGATCACGAGCCCGAAGGCCCTCGCCCGCGGCTACGACTGGCGCGACACCCTCTCCCACGAGCTCGTGCACCTGATCGTCACCCGCAAGACCGCGAACCGCACGCCGATCTGGCTCCACGAGGGGATCGCCAAGTTCCTCGAGACCGCCTGGCGGGGCGAGCCCGGGCAGGCGCTCCAGCTCCCCTCGCAGGCGCTGCTCCGCGACGCGGTGAAGGCGAAGAAGCTGATCCCCTTCGAGAAGATGCACCCCTCGATCGCGCTCCTGCCTACGGCGGAAGACGCGGCCCTCGCCTTCGCCGAGGTCTTCTCGGCGATGGAGTTCGTCTACGGAAAGGATCAAAAGAACATCGCCTCGATCCTCGGGGCCCTGCGGGATGGCGCGAGCGATCGCGACGCCGTGGGCAAGCTCTTCGGCGGATCGTTCCCCCGCTTCGAGAGCACGTGGAAGACCTGGCTCGACGGGCGCACGTATCCGAAGGAGGCGGCGTCGATGGAGAGCCTCCACCTGAAGTTCAAGGACGACGCTCCGGACGAGCCCAGCCCGAAGGAGGCCGCGGAGAAGGGGGGCTTCCGCGACCTCACGGACCTCTCTGAGTTTCGGCAGATCAAGGACGCGCCGGCGCGCCGGGCGGCGCACCTGGGCGAGCTGCTCCGCGCCCGCGGCAAGACGGCGGCCGCCGCCGCCAAGTACGAGGAGGCGGTGGCGCGGGTGGGCGCGCAGTTCCCCAGCCTCTCGAACAAGTACGCGATCGCGCTCCTGGAGCTGAAGGAGAACGAGAAGGCGACGCGGGTGCTCCAGGCCTCGCGCAGGCTCTACCCGACCGATCCCCTCACCAACCTCAACCTCGCGCGGGCCTCGATGCAGGACGGGAAGAACGCGGAGGCGCGCGCGTTCCTCGAAGCGGCGATCTCCGTCAACCCCTTCGACCCCGAGGCGCAGGCGCGGCTGCACCTGGTGGCGAAGGAGCTCCAGGACGAAGATCTCTCCACGAGGACGGCCCGCGCGATGGGCCTCCTCGGCGCCCGCACGGACGACTGA
- a CDS encoding DUF4175 family protein, protein MDPAVSTASLALVISRLRRRAWLVRGGEVALVGGLAALAVVALASLALGFGLGDPVRGVAGFALVAVVAAAAIVASRRAGGRSDAALARELEDRDPRAAGLTTAVELAAALSGSNRPGSNRQERNRPERDRLPFSETLARAHIDDAARRTILVGPNAAFPLRSLRPASVAAGGGALFFLLALVASPQMSTGLRALVLGPGTQGTPAPKVSPITGDIALTYVYPRYTGLPPKTVQGTNGEITALRGTEVHLETRADRQVAKAWLETGGAATALDVEGGRQLSGRLAVQGSGSYAFRFEDERGRTLATGPAIPITVVEDGIPTISIDAPVAQLVVTERDSVELRFEAEDDFGVAAVELVYQVAGGEEQRIPVGSWSEPKPRAGGSHVWEMSTLGVRPGDAITYYLRAKDNDAVSGPKWGQSRTQRIEIFSEAEHRRELIAKVEEAWEKMILVLGDRITPREGPRKVAPEARVEAGQPADDGVREVTSTLQDVAKALSEDELAPQELLAAVRNLGNTLATKGLATRELRGRARQSTPRARDALLPRLDAAEGDEQRELEQGVLYLEALLDRQRLVELEELSQELASGRRELANLLEQYRGAPGDEAKEAIRQELSRLKGRMAELMKRMSRLGKGIQDEHLNAEAMQALSKERDMMSQLDEVERLMAEGKTDEALSELQKLGQRLDEMSRALNDATKGQVENDPAMQQLADDMEKFEKDLNELERDQDELAKATQNLKREQADALRQKLGQQGGDLLGELRAKIEQARAHLAKIPAARMPYRMVDDLGGATERLEDLQNALAAKDFDAAQESAASALAHAQSLEQELAMAMRDRFAASEAEAFGKLHGHASQATPLVREVKEKLDQLVSSPSQRMSGEQQERARRLAQRQSELGQRMEQLQGQAQKIGQQAPIFDDEARQRMSGAGRSMAEAESKLRGHDPGGALASERSAREHLQALKAGMEQAKENASKSGGGGSGVPVPFASGNGGKSGGRGQFDGKEKVAIPNADQYKAPEEFRKDILDAMKKDAPEGFQDPVRDYYQEIVK, encoded by the coding sequence ATGGACCCGGCGGTCTCGACCGCCTCGCTCGCGCTCGTGATCTCGCGGCTCAGGCGCCGCGCCTGGCTGGTCCGCGGCGGTGAGGTCGCTCTCGTCGGGGGCCTGGCGGCGCTGGCGGTGGTGGCCCTGGCCTCCCTCGCCCTGGGCTTCGGCTTGGGCGACCCGGTGCGGGGCGTGGCGGGCTTCGCGCTGGTCGCGGTGGTGGCCGCGGCGGCGATCGTGGCCAGCCGGCGGGCCGGCGGCAGGTCGGACGCGGCGCTGGCCCGGGAGCTGGAGGATCGGGATCCCAGGGCCGCCGGCCTCACCACCGCGGTCGAGCTCGCGGCGGCGCTTTCGGGCAGCAATCGGCCGGGCAGCAATCGGCAGGAGCGCAATCGGCCGGAGCGCGACCGGCTCCCGTTCTCGGAGACCCTCGCCCGGGCGCACATCGACGACGCAGCGCGCCGCACGATCCTTGTGGGGCCCAACGCCGCCTTCCCGCTCCGTTCACTCCGACCGGCCAGTGTCGCTGCCGGCGGCGGAGCGCTCTTCTTCCTCTTGGCGCTGGTCGCGTCGCCCCAGATGTCGACGGGCCTTCGCGCCCTGGTCCTCGGCCCCGGTACCCAGGGCACGCCCGCGCCGAAGGTCTCGCCGATCACCGGCGACATCGCCCTCACCTACGTCTACCCGCGCTACACGGGCCTGCCGCCGAAGACGGTCCAGGGCACGAACGGCGAGATCACGGCGCTTCGCGGCACGGAGGTGCACCTCGAGACCCGCGCGGACCGCCAGGTGGCGAAGGCGTGGCTGGAGACGGGCGGCGCCGCCACCGCGCTCGACGTCGAGGGAGGCCGGCAGCTCTCCGGCCGCCTCGCGGTGCAGGGGTCCGGGAGCTACGCCTTCCGCTTCGAGGACGAGCGCGGCAGGACCCTCGCCACGGGCCCGGCGATCCCGATCACCGTGGTGGAGGACGGGATCCCGACGATCTCGATCGACGCGCCGGTGGCGCAGCTCGTGGTGACGGAGCGTGACTCGGTGGAGCTGCGCTTCGAGGCCGAGGACGACTTCGGGGTCGCCGCGGTGGAGCTCGTCTACCAGGTGGCCGGCGGCGAGGAGCAGCGGATCCCGGTGGGATCCTGGTCCGAGCCCAAGCCGCGGGCGGGCGGCAGCCATGTGTGGGAGATGTCGACCCTGGGTGTTCGCCCCGGAGACGCGATCACCTACTACCTGCGGGCGAAGGACAACGACGCGGTGAGCGGGCCCAAGTGGGGCCAGAGCCGCACGCAGCGGATCGAGATCTTCTCGGAGGCGGAGCACCGGCGCGAGCTGATCGCGAAGGTGGAGGAGGCCTGGGAGAAGATGATCCTCGTGCTCGGCGATCGGATCACGCCGCGCGAGGGGCCGCGGAAGGTCGCGCCGGAGGCCCGGGTGGAGGCCGGCCAGCCGGCGGACGACGGCGTGCGCGAGGTGACGTCGACGCTGCAGGACGTGGCGAAGGCGCTCTCGGAGGACGAGCTCGCGCCGCAGGAGCTCCTCGCCGCTGTGCGGAACCTTGGAAATACGCTCGCGACGAAGGGCCTCGCCACGAGGGAGCTTCGCGGACGGGCGCGGCAGAGCACGCCCCGCGCCAGAGACGCGCTCCTTCCGCGCCTCGACGCCGCCGAGGGCGACGAGCAGCGCGAGCTCGAACAGGGCGTCCTCTACCTGGAGGCGCTCCTCGACCGGCAGCGGCTGGTGGAGCTCGAGGAGCTCTCGCAGGAGCTCGCCTCCGGAAGGCGGGAGCTCGCGAACCTCCTCGAGCAGTACCGCGGCGCTCCCGGCGACGAGGCGAAGGAGGCGATCCGCCAGGAGCTCTCGCGGCTCAAGGGCCGGATGGCGGAGCTGATGAAGCGCATGTCGCGCCTGGGCAAGGGGATCCAGGACGAGCACCTGAACGCCGAGGCGATGCAGGCGCTCTCGAAGGAGCGCGATATGATGAGCCAGCTCGACGAGGTCGAGCGGCTGATGGCGGAGGGCAAGACGGACGAGGCGCTGTCGGAGCTCCAGAAGCTCGGCCAGCGCCTGGACGAGATGTCGCGCGCTCTCAACGACGCCACCAAGGGGCAGGTGGAGAACGACCCGGCAATGCAGCAGCTCGCCGACGACATGGAGAAGTTCGAGAAGGATCTCAACGAGCTGGAGCGCGATCAGGACGAGCTCGCCAAGGCCACGCAGAACCTGAAGCGCGAGCAGGCCGATGCGCTGCGGCAGAAGCTCGGGCAGCAGGGCGGCGATCTGCTGGGCGAGCTGCGCGCGAAGATCGAGCAGGCGCGGGCGCACCTGGCGAAGATCCCCGCGGCGCGGATGCCCTACCGGATGGTGGACGACCTGGGCGGCGCCACCGAGCGGCTGGAGGATCTGCAGAACGCCCTGGCGGCGAAGGACTTCGACGCGGCCCAGGAGAGCGCGGCCAGCGCCCTCGCCCATGCCCAGTCGCTCGAGCAGGAGCTGGCGATGGCGATGCGCGACCGCTTCGCGGCCTCGGAGGCGGAGGCCTTCGGCAAGCTGCACGGCCACGCGAGCCAGGCGACGCCGCTGGTGCGCGAGGTGAAGGAGAAGCTGGACCAGCTCGTGTCGAGCCCCTCGCAGCGGATGAGCGGCGAGCAGCAGGAGCGGGCCCGGCGGCTGGCCCAGCGGCAGTCGGAGCTCGGCCAGCGGATGGAGCAGCTCCAGGGGCAGGCGCAGAAGATCGGGCAGCAGGCGCCGATCTTCGACGACGAGGCGCGGCAGCGGATGTCGGGCGCCGGCCGCTCGATGGCCGAGGCGGAGTCGAAGCTTCGGGGACACGATCCGGGCGGCGCGCTGGCGTCGGAGCGAAGCGCGCGCGAGCACCTCCAGGCGCTCAAGGCGGGGATGGAGCAGGCCAAGGAGAACGCCTCGAAGTCCGGTGGCGGGGGCTCGGGCGTTCCGGTGCCCTTCGCCTCCGGCAACGGCGGGAAGAGCGGCGGGCGCGGGCAGTTCGACGGCAAGGAGAAGGTCGCGATCCCGAACGCCGACCAATACAAGGCGCCGGAGGAGTTCCGGAAGGACATCCTGGACGCAATGAAGAAGGATGCGCCGGAGGGCTTCCAGGATCCGGTGCGCGACTACTACCAGGAGATCGTGAAGTGA
- a CDS encoding sigma-70 family RNA polymerase sigma factor: protein MELDDLALVRRYQEGDQRAFKLLVEKYQRKVYAVANAMVKDREEALDISQEAFVKVHRNLAHFKGESSFYTWLYRITRNLAIDKLRAKRNEAVAFDDALGTEDRAEPGFIASALGSNPQKTALRRELAEKLNHALSQLPEKHREILVLREVEGMSYEDLAETLEIPKGTVMSRLFHARSKMQKLLEDYLGEDRMALASGEDEG, encoded by the coding sequence TTGGAACTCGACGACCTGGCATTGGTGCGCCGCTACCAGGAGGGCGATCAACGTGCATTCAAGCTGCTGGTCGAGAAGTACCAGCGCAAGGTGTACGCCGTGGCGAACGCCATGGTGAAGGATCGCGAGGAAGCCCTCGACATCTCGCAGGAGGCCTTCGTCAAGGTCCACCGCAACCTCGCCCACTTCAAGGGCGAGTCCTCCTTCTATACGTGGCTCTACCGGATCACCCGGAACCTCGCGATCGACAAGCTCCGGGCCAAGCGCAACGAGGCGGTGGCGTTCGACGACGCGCTCGGCACCGAGGATCGCGCGGAGCCCGGCTTCATCGCGAGCGCGCTCGGGTCGAACCCCCAGAAGACCGCGCTGCGGCGGGAGCTGGCCGAGAAGCTGAACCACGCGCTCTCGCAGCTCCCGGAGAAGCACCGTGAGATCCTCGTCCTGCGGGAGGTCGAGGGCATGAGCTACGAGGATCTCGCCGAGACCCTCGAGATCCCGAAGGGCACGGTGATGAGCCGTCTCTTCCACGCCCGCTCGAAGATGCAGAAACTCCTCGAGGACTACCTCGGGGAAGACCGAATGGCGCTCGCCTCCGGCGAGGACGAAGGGTAG
- a CDS encoding anti-sigma factor family protein, which produces MMEPRDDLELLLSAYADGELSPQDAERIEALLASDDDLGDRLADHRALSAALRGIGEDAADEVDFSGFADAVMAQIPPYVPPLSVRLRRLVAPLLDQGRWRFALGACGAAAAALAITPFVLDRDAGVAIPPGLLFAGDPSAVNVISLDAQGDHETMLFKTSGGTTIIFVQESR; this is translated from the coding sequence ATGATGGAGCCACGAGATGATCTGGAGCTGCTCCTCTCGGCCTACGCCGACGGAGAGCTCTCGCCCCAGGATGCCGAGCGGATCGAGGCGCTCCTCGCCTCGGACGACGATCTCGGCGACCGGCTCGCCGACCACCGCGCCCTCTCTGCGGCGCTGCGGGGGATCGGGGAGGACGCCGCCGACGAGGTGGACTTCAGCGGCTTCGCCGACGCGGTGATGGCGCAGATCCCGCCGTACGTGCCGCCGCTCTCCGTCCGCCTCCGCCGCCTGGTCGCGCCCCTCCTCGACCAGGGCCGGTGGCGCTTCGCCCTCGGCGCTTGCGGAGCCGCCGCAGCGGCGCTGGCGATCACGCCGTTCGTCCTCGACCGCGATGCCGGCGTCGCGATCCCGCCCGGGCTGCTCTTCGCCGGCGACCCCTCCGCGGTCAACGTGATCTCCCTCGACGCACAGGGCGATCACGAGACCATGCTCTTCAAGACGTCCGGGGGGACCACCATCATCTTCGTGCAGGAAAGCCGATGA